A genomic window from Arthrobacter globiformis includes:
- a CDS encoding ROK family protein: protein MSTYPTARDFNKASVLDAVLSEAPLTRSRLIELTRLSQATVSRKVEELLIDGLVIEQGVDAVVRRGRRSTYLDVPGAAGHIVGISLGARTTGVLVTDLRGREVRRVVVPSLEEGRVESTAEWLVDLIEEANEAAEGPLRQIVAALPGHVRNGAKQSGTPANRPLIDSLLQNSLEVRLKAPVILESDASASLRAILKEDASIGNAALFMASTVLSFASCTDHEIARGRTPAFGDLGGVLFSGVGNKTLDGLLSTKGLLQFANGRGLDLEGVEALWSPPQKTAARAEVVEAFTTAIVTAVGAVAVTLDPESVYFVGRLSPLVDEVLPEARRRLAESLPIVPEIRVVSQEIGLSVARGAAFAGLALAQSRLRESMLED from the coding sequence ATGAGTACCTACCCCACCGCACGTGACTTCAACAAGGCTTCGGTCCTGGATGCGGTCCTTTCAGAGGCGCCTTTGACGCGCAGCAGGCTGATCGAACTGACGCGTTTAAGCCAGGCGACTGTGTCTCGGAAGGTAGAAGAGCTCCTTATTGACGGCTTAGTCATCGAACAGGGAGTCGATGCCGTTGTGCGCCGCGGTCGGCGCTCCACATATCTGGATGTACCTGGCGCGGCAGGGCATATCGTCGGTATCTCTTTGGGCGCGCGAACCACCGGTGTCCTGGTAACAGACTTGAGAGGTCGTGAGGTTAGGCGCGTAGTCGTTCCCAGCCTTGAGGAGGGCCGAGTTGAAAGCACTGCCGAGTGGCTGGTGGACTTGATTGAGGAGGCCAATGAAGCCGCAGAGGGCCCATTGCGCCAAATCGTCGCCGCGCTCCCCGGCCATGTGCGGAACGGCGCCAAACAGTCCGGCACACCGGCAAACCGTCCTCTCATCGATTCTCTTCTCCAGAATTCTCTCGAAGTTCGATTGAAGGCTCCCGTGATCCTTGAAAGCGATGCCAGTGCCTCGCTGCGGGCGATCCTCAAGGAAGACGCGAGCATAGGGAACGCTGCTTTGTTCATGGCTAGCACGGTGCTCAGCTTTGCTAGTTGTACTGATCATGAGATTGCCCGGGGCCGGACTCCTGCATTCGGTGATCTTGGTGGTGTTCTCTTCTCCGGCGTTGGCAACAAGACCCTCGATGGGCTGCTAAGCACAAAGGGTCTCCTCCAGTTCGCCAACGGACGGGGCCTGGACCTGGAGGGCGTCGAAGCCCTCTGGTCCCCGCCCCAGAAAACGGCGGCCCGAGCGGAAGTGGTGGAGGCGTTCACGACAGCGATCGTGACCGCTGTCGGTGCCGTTGCAGTTACCCTGGACCCGGAGTCCGTGTACTTCGTGGGTCGCTTGAGTCCGCTCGTGGACGAAGTCCTTCCCGAGGCGCGCAGACGACTTGCGGAAAGCCTGCCCATCGTCCCGGAGATCAGGGTCGTGTCGCAAGAGATCGGACTCTCGGTGGCCCGGGGAGCGGCGTTTGCGGGATTGGCCTTGGCCCAGTCCCGGCTCCGGGAATCGATGCTTGAGGACTAA
- a CDS encoding GntR family transcriptional regulator: MDRKFKWQEQRTTTPDGVYRVLRTAILDGTVPAGEQLRETHIAADLGISRSPLREALTKLEEEGLVVKVPYRGSFVVEVSARDVAEIASIRILVEPYAAELSAPTLRGSERPRLKQTIEELYRATDMNDIPASIDAHLRFHRLFYEFSGNAALQSLWNSWETKLRLYLAVDHRTYSDLHTIAVEHDKLAGLALDGDIDGFRQELVSQFHDALSAQTPDPA; the protein is encoded by the coding sequence ATGGACCGCAAGTTCAAGTGGCAGGAGCAGCGCACGACGACGCCGGACGGTGTTTACCGCGTGCTGCGTACCGCCATCCTGGATGGAACCGTGCCCGCCGGCGAACAGTTGCGCGAGACGCACATCGCCGCAGATCTCGGGATCAGTAGGTCGCCACTACGTGAGGCGTTGACCAAGCTTGAGGAAGAAGGGCTGGTCGTGAAGGTCCCTTACCGGGGATCGTTCGTGGTGGAGGTGAGCGCTCGTGACGTCGCAGAGATCGCATCGATCCGCATCCTTGTCGAACCCTATGCTGCTGAGCTCTCGGCCCCAACGTTGCGTGGCTCTGAGCGGCCTCGTCTGAAGCAAACCATCGAGGAACTGTACCGGGCCACGGACATGAACGATATCCCGGCCAGCATTGACGCTCATCTTCGCTTCCACCGGCTCTTCTATGAATTCTCGGGGAACGCGGCCCTGCAGAGCCTGTGGAACAGTTGGGAGACCAAGTTACGTCTCTACCTTGCGGTCGACCATCGTACGTACAGCGATCTGCACACAATCGCCGTTGAACACGACAAATTGGCAGGGCTTGCTCTGGACGGTGACATCGATGGGTTCCGACAGGAACTAGTCAGTCAATTCCATGACGCGCTCAGCGCTCAAACTCCGGACCCGGCGTAA
- a CDS encoding NAD-dependent succinate-semialdehyde dehydrogenase, whose translation MTTSFDPTTLHTDLFVDGAWQKAASSATFPVENPATNEIIAHVANGGPEDAALAIEAASRAQAEWSKSTPRERGDILRRAFELVIANTDRLAAIMTAEMGKPLAEAKGEVAYGAEMLRWFSEEAVRIGGDHTTSSDGNSRIMITKEPIGPCVLVTPWNFPLAMGARKIAPAVAAGCTMVFKPAALTPLTSLALVEIFRDAGLPDGVLNVVTTSSASSVVDPWMRSGIARKVSFTGSTDVGKVLLKQAADNVMRSSMELGGNAPFIVLADANIEKAVEGALKAKMRNMGEACTAANRFFVHRSVVEEFSEKFAKKMSELLVGNGASERTDVGPLIDRKGLEKVESLVADAVNKGARILTGGNRPEGPGYFYSPTVLVDVALDSELMTTEIFGPVAAITPFDSEDEVLRLANDTDWGLVGYVFTESLDKGMRFSAELEVGMVGLNTGLVSNPAAPFGGVKQSGLGREGGKVGIEEFLEYKYTALAV comes from the coding sequence ATGACCACTTCTTTTGACCCCACCACTCTTCACACCGACCTGTTTGTCGACGGTGCCTGGCAGAAGGCAGCCAGTTCAGCTACCTTCCCGGTGGAGAACCCCGCTACGAACGAGATCATTGCCCACGTTGCCAACGGCGGTCCTGAAGACGCTGCCCTTGCCATCGAGGCAGCAAGCCGTGCGCAGGCAGAGTGGAGCAAATCCACACCTCGCGAACGCGGCGACATTCTTCGACGCGCCTTTGAACTGGTGATCGCCAACACAGATCGGCTCGCAGCAATCATGACCGCGGAGATGGGCAAGCCGCTCGCAGAAGCAAAGGGCGAGGTGGCCTACGGTGCTGAAATGCTCCGCTGGTTCTCCGAGGAAGCTGTCCGTATTGGCGGAGACCACACCACCTCATCGGATGGCAACTCCCGGATCATGATCACCAAGGAACCGATCGGTCCCTGTGTCCTGGTCACGCCGTGGAACTTCCCGCTCGCCATGGGCGCCCGCAAGATCGCTCCTGCCGTCGCCGCCGGCTGCACCATGGTCTTCAAACCGGCGGCCTTGACACCGCTGACGTCCCTCGCCCTGGTAGAGATTTTCCGGGATGCCGGCCTTCCCGACGGGGTGCTGAACGTCGTCACCACCTCCAGCGCCTCCAGCGTGGTAGATCCCTGGATGCGCAGTGGCATCGCCCGCAAGGTCAGCTTCACCGGCTCCACCGACGTCGGCAAGGTTCTCCTAAAGCAGGCAGCGGACAACGTGATGCGCTCCTCCATGGAACTTGGTGGCAATGCTCCGTTCATCGTGCTGGCCGACGCTAACATCGAAAAAGCCGTCGAAGGCGCCCTGAAAGCCAAGATGCGCAACATGGGCGAGGCCTGCACGGCCGCCAACCGCTTCTTCGTGCACCGCTCCGTCGTCGAAGAATTCAGCGAGAAGTTCGCCAAAAAGATGTCAGAACTGCTAGTGGGCAACGGCGCGTCGGAAAGAACCGACGTGGGACCTCTCATCGACCGGAAGGGCTTGGAAAAGGTCGAAAGCCTGGTGGCTGACGCGGTGAACAAGGGCGCACGGATACTGACCGGCGGAAACCGCCCGGAAGGCCCCGGCTACTTCTACTCCCCCACCGTCCTGGTTGATGTGGCGCTGGACTCTGAGCTGATGACCACCGAAATCTTCGGGCCGGTGGCAGCGATAACCCCGTTCGACAGCGAGGACGAAGTCCTCCGCCTGGCCAACGATACCGATTGGGGCCTGGTGGGGTACGTGTTCACCGAGAGTCTGGACAAAGGCATGAGGTTCTCGGCGGAACTGGAGGTCGGAATGGTCGGCCTCAACACCGGCCTGGTTTCCAACCCGGCGGCACCGTTTGGTGGCGTCAAGCAATCCGGTCTCGGGCGCGAAGGCGGAAAGGTAGGCATTGAGGAATTCCTGGAATACAAGTACACAGCGCTGGCCGTGTAA
- the solA gene encoding N-methyl-L-tryptophan oxidase: MTDGKLAVIGLGSIGSMALWQASRLSDSVTGFEAHAPAHGRSAVGGDTRLFRMIYRGNPGYYPILERSRTLWAELEAETGQNILTRCGGLSIGTADGPYLSALLDTTRTTGAEHQILTREDMAERYPQHNLRDDDVAVYDPHAGALRTDRAVTAAVAAAQANGATIHTNTPIHSITETTDGVLITSGEKSWTYENVIVCSGSWSQRLMPDHLKAATQTKRIFLTWFVARDAAEFTPEKFPVFSRIHEDRSMYGAPAVDGVTVKATLDGRGAPTPNPDTVPRELSTAEITETIETVTEFLPGLIPNLVRSDAFPDLFTKDSNPLLGRLKPDSRIYIATGFSGAGFKNATRFGEIAAHEALGKSSFDGLDFVRPERFETRLTLRQPLPPNNGSVAGLHRSGTFSSTTTESVT; encoded by the coding sequence ATGACCGACGGAAAACTCGCAGTCATCGGCCTGGGCAGCATCGGATCCATGGCCCTCTGGCAAGCCTCCCGCCTGTCCGACTCCGTCACCGGGTTCGAAGCCCACGCACCCGCCCACGGCCGAAGCGCCGTCGGCGGCGACACCCGCCTGTTCCGCATGATCTACCGCGGCAACCCCGGCTACTACCCCATCCTGGAACGCTCCCGGACCCTCTGGGCCGAACTCGAAGCCGAAACCGGCCAGAACATCCTGACCCGTTGCGGCGGGCTCTCCATCGGAACCGCCGACGGCCCCTACCTCTCAGCCCTCCTCGACACCACCAGGACCACTGGAGCAGAGCACCAGATCCTGACCCGCGAGGATATGGCCGAACGCTACCCCCAGCACAACCTCCGGGACGACGACGTCGCCGTCTACGACCCCCACGCCGGCGCCCTGCGCACCGACCGCGCCGTCACCGCAGCCGTCGCAGCCGCCCAAGCCAACGGGGCCACCATCCACACCAACACCCCAATCCACAGCATCACCGAAACCACCGACGGCGTCCTCATCACCTCCGGCGAAAAGTCCTGGACCTACGAGAACGTCATCGTCTGCTCCGGCAGCTGGTCCCAACGCCTCATGCCCGACCACCTCAAAGCCGCAACCCAAACCAAGCGGATCTTCCTCACCTGGTTCGTCGCCCGCGACGCCGCCGAATTCACGCCGGAGAAATTCCCCGTCTTCAGCCGGATCCATGAGGACCGGTCCATGTATGGGGCACCCGCCGTCGACGGCGTCACCGTCAAAGCCACCCTGGACGGCCGCGGCGCACCAACACCCAACCCCGACACCGTGCCCCGGGAACTCTCAACAGCCGAAATCACCGAAACCATCGAAACCGTCACCGAGTTCCTCCCCGGCCTCATCCCCAACCTCGTCCGCTCCGACGCCTTCCCGGACCTCTTCACCAAGGACAGCAACCCCCTCCTCGGCCGGCTCAAACCAGACAGCAGAATCTACATTGCCACCGGCTTCTCCGGCGCCGGCTTCAAAAACGCCACCCGCTTCGGCGAGATCGCCGCCCACGAAGCCCTGGGCAAAAGCTCCTTCGACGGCCTGGACTTCGTACGCCCGGAACGGTTCGAGACGCGCTTGACCCTCCGTCAACCGCTACCACCTAACAACGGAAGCGTGGCTGGACTGCATCGCTCCGGCACATTCTCCTCCACAACCACTGAAAGCGTGACATGA
- a CDS encoding amino acid ABC transporter ATP-binding protein, translating to MSTDGTIHARKIRKSFGPKTVLKDIDLDIASGEICCIIGPSGSGKSTVLRCINGLETVDTGVLKVNGEDFGYYETDTAYHALRPKKLAEQRTRVGMVFQQFNLFPNMTANENIMAGPVLVKRQDKKQAIKRAHELLASVGLAGFGDYYPAQLSGGQQQRVAIARSLAMDPEIMLFDEPTSALDPEKVGEVLAVMQDLAKKGMTMVVVTHEMGFAREVADSLIFMDDGCVVERGDAREVLRNPKEPRTQSFLDKVI from the coding sequence ATGAGTACCGACGGCACCATTCACGCCCGCAAAATCCGCAAGTCCTTCGGCCCCAAAACAGTCCTCAAAGACATCGACCTGGACATCGCCAGCGGCGAGATCTGCTGCATCATCGGCCCCAGCGGCTCCGGCAAGTCCACCGTCCTGCGCTGCATCAACGGCCTGGAAACCGTCGACACCGGCGTCCTGAAAGTCAACGGCGAAGACTTCGGCTACTACGAAACCGACACCGCCTACCACGCCCTGCGCCCGAAGAAGCTTGCCGAGCAGCGCACCCGGGTCGGCATGGTCTTCCAGCAGTTCAACCTCTTCCCCAACATGACCGCGAATGAAAACATCATGGCCGGCCCCGTCCTGGTCAAACGCCAGGACAAGAAACAAGCCATAAAACGGGCGCACGAACTGCTCGCCAGCGTCGGCCTGGCCGGGTTCGGCGACTACTACCCCGCCCAACTCTCCGGCGGCCAGCAACAGCGCGTCGCGATCGCCCGGTCCCTGGCCATGGACCCCGAGATCATGCTCTTCGACGAACCCACCTCCGCCCTGGACCCCGAAAAAGTCGGCGAAGTCCTCGCCGTCATGCAGGACCTCGCCAAAAAAGGCATGACCATGGTCGTCGTCACCCACGAAATGGGCTTCGCCCGCGAAGTCGCTGACTCCCTGATCTTCATGGACGACGGCTGCGTCGTCGAACGCGGCGACGCCCGCGAAGTCCTCCGCAATCCCAAGGAACCCCGCACCCAGTCCTTCCTGGACAAGGTGATCTAA
- a CDS encoding amino acid ABC transporter permease, producing MNGTDAALKPRLRLRTPSEYAGWVLSILVGIGILVSVLTNPNFKWAVVGKYFFAESILRGLMLTIFLTLASMALGTLLGLFLAVMRSSHVKPVSIAAGLYITLFRGTPVLVQLIFWFNISALYPNLTIGIPFTNISTAVDTNAIMGPITAALIGLTLNQAAYMAEIIRGGFSAVGKGQIEAADSLGMSAGMKMRKVIIPQAMPSIIPATGNQFIGMFKETSLVSVLGVAELLQSAQLIYARTYETIPLLLVASLWYLVMTLLLSYPQSKLEQKYSRSTSRLPRKAKKVVLTAPEGIAR from the coding sequence ATGAACGGGACGGATGCAGCCCTGAAGCCGCGTCTTCGGCTTCGGACTCCCTCGGAGTACGCCGGATGGGTCCTCAGTATCCTCGTCGGCATCGGGATCCTTGTCTCCGTCCTGACCAACCCCAATTTCAAGTGGGCCGTGGTCGGGAAGTATTTCTTCGCCGAGTCGATCCTGCGCGGGCTGATGCTCACGATCTTCCTGACGCTGGCCAGCATGGCCCTGGGCACCCTGCTGGGTCTTTTCCTGGCGGTCATGCGCTCCTCTCACGTGAAGCCGGTCTCCATCGCCGCGGGCCTCTACATCACCTTGTTCCGCGGCACCCCGGTCCTGGTCCAGCTGATCTTCTGGTTCAACATCTCAGCCCTGTACCCGAACCTGACCATCGGCATCCCGTTCACGAACATCAGCACGGCCGTGGACACGAACGCGATCATGGGCCCGATCACCGCAGCCCTGATCGGGCTAACCCTGAACCAGGCCGCCTACATGGCCGAGATCATCCGCGGCGGGTTCTCCGCCGTCGGCAAGGGCCAGATCGAAGCCGCGGACTCCCTGGGCATGAGCGCGGGAATGAAGATGCGCAAGGTCATCATTCCCCAGGCAATGCCCTCGATCATCCCGGCCACCGGAAACCAGTTCATCGGCATGTTCAAGGAAACCTCCCTGGTCAGCGTGCTCGGCGTCGCCGAACTGCTCCAAAGCGCCCAGCTCATCTACGCCCGCACCTACGAGACCATCCCGCTGCTGCTGGTCGCCAGCCTCTGGTACCTCGTGATGACCCTTCTCCTGAGCTACCCGCAATCCAAGCTCGAACAAAAATACTCCCGTTCAACCTCCAGGCTTCCCCGGAAGGCGAAAAAGGTTGTCCTGACAGCACCGGAAGGTATCGCCCGATGA